The sequence TTTTCCATGTCATACTTCAAGTATTTTGCAGACTTTGACTGTGGAAGTCTGAAATTCGATTCATCCAAAGAGTGAAAACAAACATTTGCTCTTCAATAAGAAATATGTAAGGAATAGTCAGACAGTAAACGGGTTAAGGAAACCAATTCAAATATTATTAGAATCCTTACCAAAGATTTGTAAATCTCGTTATGAAATAATCTAATCATTCCCTTTCTTGATTTTAAGATTCTTTAGTTTATTGTTTCATAGAATAAAAAAGGCCAAagctattttaaaatttcaaatttattgGAGTCCATCTATGTGTGAACATGTTTCGATTAAATTGTTATAAGTGACAACATACCTGTATATTCACATCTCAAGGAAGCCGGTAAATAAAGGAAGCCAGTGCCTCTAGTTCATTGGGGAGAACTTAGAAAAACTCATCTGCATTAAATGAATTCAATGACCCTTTTGTATTTGATGGGTCCTCATGGAAAGTATAAACCATGGTCTCTAGGAAAGACATTTCTAGTGTTTTCTCGTGTccttttaattataaaataaattattttccatgtttttttattttaattcaatattaaaatttattcattttaaattttatttagagTTAGatgttttgaatatattaaatAAGAGGTCCAGACTTTAGCATAATTGAAATACCAACAAGTGACAAAAACGAAGAGCTTACGAGGGGTGAGGACCCAACACTAGTCAAAATTATGGATATGgtactacaaaatgggtgttgttGTGGCACCAAAGAAATCATGGTGTTCGATCAAAAGGTATCAAACAATCTTCTGCTGTGTTTACAAAGTGAAATATAAAGAAGAGTGTATGCCCCCCCCCTTAAAGTGTTTGCATGCACCAACCTTAAGAAATTTCTATAAGGTAGTATACATCTAAAGACAAGCACATCAAAATAGTGAAATTTTCCCAAATATAGATAAGTCAAAGGTGAAAGTCATATACAAGAtaagagcacataagggatccatgaTCTAGGTAAATATGCACATCGAATAAATCATGTACATCAATATATAGAGCTTACAACATGAACACAGGGCCTTTTAGGTCagcatggaagagaccaaaataaTCAATGATTTGCATCATCTTTCAAAGACAATAGAAAAGAACATTTTTGATAAAAGTACATTTACAATatacaacatgtatatgaaaaatagaataattgagatacaaataaaTGAATGTCACAATAGTATTAGTTACTTTTTATCATTGTGTCAATGAAGcctcaagggtcatccaaagagagatGAACAAACAAGAGATGCATCAAGTAGCACATCATAGGGAAGAACATCACATGCaagaaaaaattgaaaacacaATGGTACTACATGAACAAAGCTAGTCTAGAAAATTATCCACCTCCCAATCTCGCTCATCATTATATAGAGATGATGGACAAGATGCTAAAGGAGATACAACTAGTATAGTAGATAGAGCTATGTCTGTTTACAAATATGGATCACACTCTAATGATTGATCATGACGTGTGTTGCTACTAGCTATAGTTAGTTCTttaaaaaacatgaaagatagcTCATTATCATTTTTAATAGTTTCAATCACGTTATCTAAAGCATCATGTAAATTAATCATTATAGGTGATTTGATAGGAAGAGGAGAACAGTTTCTTTGAATCAACAACTTCAACTTTTGATGAGGTTGAGAtagataaaataaattataaaataaattattttctctgtttttttattttaattcaaatattgaaatttatttatttaaatctttatttagagttatatgttttgaatatattaaattaGAGGTCCAAACTTTACCATAACTGCAATACCAACGAGTGACAAAAACCAAGGGCTCACGAGGGGTGAGGACCCAACACTGGTCAAAATTATGGATATGGTACTGCAAAATGGGTGTTGTTGTGGCACCAAAAAATCATGGTGTTTGATTAAAGTGTATCAAccaatcttttggtatgtttacAAACTGAAATATAAAGAAGAGTGTATGCCCCCCCTTAAAGTGTTTGCATGCACCAACCttaagaaatttctttaaggtagtatacatctAAAGGCAAGCACATCAAAATAGTGAAATTTTCCCAAATATAGTTAAGTCAAAGGTGAAATTTACATACAAGATAAGAGAATATAAGGGATCCATGATCTAGGTAAGTATGCACGTCGAATAAATCATGTACACCAATATATAGAGCTTACAACATGAACAAAAGGTCTTTTTAGGTCagcatggaagagaccaaaatacTCAATGATTTGTATCATCTTTAAAagacaatagaaaagaaaatttttGATAAAAGTGCATTTACAATATACAACATGTATATGAAACATAGAATAATTGAGATGCAAATCAATGAATGGCACAATAGTATTAGTCACTTTTTATCATTGTGTCAATGAAGcttcaagggtcatccaaagagagctGAACAAATAAAAGATGCACCAAGTAGCACATCATAGGGAAGAACATCACAtgcaataaaaaaaatgaaaacacaatGGTACTGCATGAGCAAAGCTAGTCTAGAAAATTATCCACCTCgcaatctttctcatcattatatagagatggtggacaagatgctaaaggagctacaactagtatagtagatagagatatatcTATTTATAAAcatggaccatgctctaatgatggatcatgacATGTGTTGCTACTAGCTATAGTTAGTTCTTTAGAAAACATTAAAGATAGCTCATTATAATTTTTAATAGTTTCAATTATGTTATCTAAAGAATCATGCAAATTAATCATTATAGGTGATTTGATAGGAAGAGGAGAACAATTTCTTTGAATCAACAACTTTAACTTTTGATGAGGTTGGGATAGGTAAGAGTCATCTCTAGGGGTGGGTGATGGTGGAGAAATTCAAGGAGGTAGGGCCAAATAAATATCTAACTATTTAGGGGAATACTCACTTCACACAACAAGCTCACGAGTCTTGGCACAATGTTATCACCAACATTATCTTTCACTACAAATTGGCACAATATTGTCACAAGCATTCTCTCTTACTACAATTTTATTCGTTACAAATCAATTTTTTCATTGAAAGAGTTTGGGTAACACTCAACATTAATTCCCTTTGTTTTTTAGTTCTAGGAACGTAAGGAGGAACATAAGGAAACTCTAAAAGTTTTTATATAGGAAGAGTGCTAGATAGTTTTAGGCATTTGCCTCTTTGTCCTTTATAATATGGTGGAGATTGAAATAAAATACACATTGGACACTCTAGGAAGAGGGATGATTCCTAGCTTAGGATGTAGTTTACTTATTACTTATAGGGAAAGAAGAGTTACTTCTACATCCATAGATGTCAAAGGATCCTTACGAATAGTAGTCAGAATGGGTCCCACATAACTACATAAGGATAAATCAACTATTATCttggatttaaaattttgataggatagtgtgtgtgggaaaagtggttAGCAGAAACGTAAAATTCGGTTTcaaaaagatccacacaccaatggggctcttggtgcaatttatggagctatattgaatagctcaacttcccaaggggtgttctaTTATTCTCTATGTCATTTGATACCTCAAGTCAAtgctttttctctcagatcactaagcaaactgacttaggaatgacacctccaagaatgagtgatgttttattaatttagcatgaatgcattcctagatgtgtatgatattgaatctatgatgatttaaactagcatgaatatgatgttgtgataaagattagtaatcctatcctaacagcATATACTAATCTagcatggatatgctatgatatttaaaattacttctaaatgctcttaagatgatttttatcaaagagagactaaatgcttaataaaatgactatagattagatgcatgaaacttggatctatcaaaatgagagaatgagagctctatttatataaaaaatagggcaatggatggtcaagataggataatcttaacaagggccatgattgaaagttaatcaatccatgtttacaattctcaccaatgaaatggtgacaattgtcaacaagagactgcttgagaggagatgtacgaagcattaaatgtttgagaagacatgaagggtaccttagggggtaagggttaagtttaagttagggttatccaatggataaagcttttacccaaggggtaagcTCTTGTGGAAGGGTTAGaggaataaccaaggttaaagccatgaatgcttgatgagacccttgggttaaatgggaattgagttagagagaaagtgtctaatcatgcaagaaggttgagttaaccactaatggttatgaagactttgaaggttaacttgttgaggacataaagcttttaatggttattgaagactttgaggatttgagaagtgacttccctttgcttagggatgtgacaatatttaggagatggattaggctaaattagaagtgattaaaaTAATCTAGAAGttttttaggaggcaagtgggagatgtaggattttacaagtggatggaggagaattttaattacaataaatttctttatttcaacaaaaatagatgcaactttcaTTAatacaagtggaggatttaaataaataaattagatttatttaattgcaaggatcaatttaattaaatgtaaatttaattaaaaggggagaaagggaaattaattaaataaagtgatttatttaattaaaggttagaaaaaggcttaggtgaacttaattaaataaattgagtaacttatttaatcaaatagatgaatgcggagaaattaattaaataaaggaatgaggttaaaatgaatattaaatattcacttaggaaagtggtcagatttgtacgtctacattttgcccctctttgaagtgacatgtgtgcacatgttgattcaaagaaaatttgtcatatTTGATGAGCGTTTTTGAATGCTTtggaattgattcatctcccaaaaatgatgttgataaggctAAAAGTGAGAAAaaatgaggaaaatacatgccccacttactaaCCTTGTTGAATTTTACTCTATagaaaggtaaaaagtgatttaattcttatcatttgcacataTGTCTCCTTGTGACTATGACACTTGAGCTCCAACGAAAATGCCGGTTCCTTATGCTTCGCACCGATTCGAGTGTGTTTGTCAATACCGAAGGCCTGCCGTGTATGGCTTACCTATAAGTCATCTAattttgccatgtttttgattgattttgcttttttttagtcatgttttttattttttagttgaaAAATTGCCGTTTTAGTGCATGGGGGTCTATTTTTAGTACATACTATAGGAACgatagcgcgtagggttaacctagctagGTTAGCATGTAGGTTGCATTTTGCAGTGCGTCAACATGTTAGGGTAGTGCGTAGGGTGTTTTAGCACTTTGGGTTAGCAGTGTAGCACAATGGAAAAACTAGTTAGAACAAAGAGGATTTTAGCACGTAGGGTTAAGTATCTAGCGCATTGGTGAAAAAAGATAGTGCATAGTTAGCAACTTAGCGCATAGGAGGTCTGTTTTGGCATGTGGGGGAAAAAAAATGGGTAGAAAAGACTTGGAAGAATGCGTCATGGGGAGAATAGATGAGGTAGATGGCTTAGGAGTGGATAGGTGCCTGCTGAGTGTTTCAAGATGGGTTATGAGCCAATGTTTTGCCTACTTTGGTGATGTCTGAGTCTTGATATGATGATTTCGAGTCTGTTGTTGAAATTTCTTTTGATATGGAGTGCCAAGTcgattgattgtttgaatgaggatcttgatgttcttttgatgtggatctttgatttttgccttgtgatatgaatttgatgtccgatatgagtttcgATTCTTGATTTGCGATATGCGTTATGGATTTTGAAttgcttgtgttatgggtctttgatatgatttctcgaCATGAGTCAaattgtcgatatgggtctttgatttttgatatggtgctTTGATTTTCAATAGGGTGCTTTGACTTTTGATATGGTGCTTTGATTTTTGATGTGgtacttgattttcgatatggtgctttgatttttgatatggtgcttgatttgatgcttcgttgtttcaagttgattttgttttgattggatatatcagatagatgtgggaaTTGATGATGGACATTTGTTATTTTGCAGGCACAACTTGGTGTACTTCAGTGACGAGAGTGATTTCCATGACCATGGTCATTTATTCTGTGACTATCACAAGATGATAGGGATGTGATTGAAGGATGCAATTTATCTTCTTTACTagacatgcctcagtatatcattaactaaggtttgttgatagctttggtggagaggtggcacaatgacacgaacaccttccatttggctactAGCAAGATAatagtcacacctgaggactgttgTCACATTCTATAGATTTTGATTGTGGGGGCCTTGTTGCCatatgagaagactgaggagggtgggacaaaggctctCCATTGCATCTTTTAGGATGAtcagatttgtggatatgagatcccatggcaagagtttgtggatttggattatgctccgtTGCCTTCGGTATTGACCGGTTTTATTGGTGGATTTCTATGTCCTggccataggtcgaagggactagctatgggatggggattggttctagaggatatggtgacatagggatgtaggtttgcatgggggtcctgtatgttATCCCACCTTTACAAAGAGCTTCAAcaggtggtgtatctaggatatAGTAGTTTGTCAGCGGGGGTGACATTACtataggtgtgggcctgggagcacattCCTATGTCGAGAtcgcttgcagatagggataggctagttggtcGATCATATGCTTATGGGTACACAGGTATAATTGTCCAACGCGTGCTAGGCAAACTAGACCACTAGTTTAGagcattggatgatattgatatgatcatttggagATTTTATATGGATTGTGAGTTGTGGGCTAAGGACAGGCTAGAgaagccctatgtgtatatgttgaGATATTTGATAGGGCAGACACCCTTTATCATGAGTGATTTTTGCATAGCTGTATTCAACGACAATATGGGAGACAacaggggatgccacagggagcatgtttatatgcttgCTGAAAACAAGATGTGCCTGAGTGGGGACCTATGGTGGATAGTGTAGCGGTGGTAGAGGAGTACATGACATTGGCAGGCCAGATCTGGGATTATGGAGCTAGTTTTGTTGatgctgggatgatagaggagttatctacctacttcatggcacatgcagtggcatgGATATCGAATCTAGCATAGATGTtacctgcttttgatgatgatgatgatgaggagctAGAGAGGCAAGGGGGAGTTagacagagagatgaggagggagatgaggtaggagatggaggtggggatgatggaggaggtgatggaggaggtagTGGAGGAGGTGATAGAGGAGGTGATAGAGGTGGAGGGAGAGATAAAGGACAAGGAGGTGATGGTGGGATAGATAGAGGAtgaggaggggatggagggagaggaggaggacttCTCCTTGGTGTTGGTGGTGCTGGTAGGGTAGGTGCAGTGCTAGTGGTCGTGGGGGGTATAGAGGATGTTAGGCGACCCAcctagaggaggagatcagatgttccACCTCCACCGGCACCTTGAATAGGGACAGGTATGGGTGGGACCATGATATAGGTACACGTTCAGATTAGGGTACTCACCCATTGACAAGACTCACATATTAGAGCCCTAGAGGTCACAATGTTGCAACTACAGACATAGGTGTTAGCACAACAACACCATATTACATAGATTATGGCAGAGTGGGATACAAAGAGAGAGCGTTGGGGCCGACCAGAGGAGATTGTAGAGAGATTGGAGAGAGCGATAGGTGGTGCCTTGATGTGGGATGCACTGAGGGAGATACGGTACATGGCCAAGGAGGCCGAGTACTACAGGCAGTTATATGAGGAGTTAGTCCCTAGAGAGCACAGAGTTGCTAGCTAAGCAGCCAGTTGATTTGCTCGTAGTTAGATGGGGACAAAGAAAAAAGGTGTTACGGGGCCTCCCCGACATGATCCACTTggtggagatccaggagctgggacatctgctatgagaccatcagcctcaggagatagtcatacttgagagacttgtctctattgtattgtgatcattttattgtattttgatagacatgatatcccttgtacattttgatcattttttagagaTATAGATATGGTATTGATTTCTCTGATCCACATCTGGTGTGTTATGGATcatgatttatgatatgcattgatatgatgtttctatgatgatgatgtaatgtttagatagtaattcttttgatttttattatgatGTATGAGTCATGATGAAATGAGAATATGATGAGGCATTGTTACCTTGATTTatttgatgtatgatatgataatgatgtgagatgtatcttgaaaatgagatgtatgataatgataatgatgtgagatgtatcttgaaaatgagatgtatgataatgataatgatgtgagatgtatcttgaaaatgaaatgtatgataatgataatgatatgagattaatttaaaatgatatgcaactaaatgcaaaattaatatgatatgcaactaagtgcaaatttaaaatgatatgcaactaaatgcaagcttAAGATGATATGCAGCTAAATGATCACCTTCATTTTGTCGTTGTCATTCCTCTTTAGTCACTCATTTTTGCTCTGTTttggtttgtcatcattgagattttgatgtgtccatttgaagaggaaggatggattttccctactaaattaagtccccactgacagaagggccaagatgttgtaaatgtcTGCAACTTctatgttggtgcatggataagattgccatgaatttggcacttaggacttttatttgcaaattgataagagtctttctccattgttggctagtaatatcccattctcagaagttttctagtgagagtaggaccacttgaatgcatgccacatataccctcatgaagctcatgtagagtagagtcaaattcattacgatcaacACATTGAAGAAGAGCACTagctagacctcgatggtaaagtgtgtcagcggttaaggtataaTGGGAGGCTTTTCGGATAAAGCTGCGTTTTTGGTTACGAGAGAGGTCGAGTGGTaaggtattggttttaagatattcatatatTGTCCCGTATAGAGGGGAGTCTGAATCAATTAAGGCATATATGAAgtgggatgcaaaattgtcataggttggggaaaatagttgctctaccaaaaactcataacaaatttgttgctctggaatttgtagtagtgaagcaatagtGGTCATTGTTTTGGcagctttgttgtccaaccttggtattttcttgaaggtgatgtgtacaaagtactttttgaagtcatccaccattcttttgtatggcaacagtttgtcatcctttgtctaatattcattgtttatctgattataccttcaattgaggATGCAATTCTCTTACAATAAGTCcttcaagtgttgatgcaataacatgataaattattataaaataaaatcataattgaaacataatagaAAACACCTTGATGCAGCTTGCTTCTCCTTAGACTCAAATTCTCTTTTTAAGAATAATTTCTCTTGGAAGTAAAGAATGAGATGATAATgtgatgatgaaatgaattaggagGGATGCCTTTCTTTTTTTGGTCTCATAGTTAAATCACCCTTTGGCTgacttagaattatcatatttttgCATTGAGGATAGTTATAGAAAAGACCAAAATATTATCCTCTTCAAATTTTTGCCAAAAAAGCATCAAAAAATGATGCTTGGGGTGCCCTTGTCTCGATAAATTAGGCATAAAATTTTATGATCACGAGATAATAGGGCCTTGAttccaaaaatataatttatatggAATGTAAGAATGTTTAGATGCTGTAAAAGGTTTAATGAACTTTGAAATGACCTAGGACCCATATAAGCTTGAAAAGAAataagataaagggcacacctaaaaTAAGGGCCTaaataataaagtgttgatgtattaggactcataatattgaattaaatattattttaatacgaGAAAGGTCCAATAATACATAGCGGaatgggaaatactaaaatgagAGCTTGGATAGTGTGAATTTGGACATCGTAATCAAAGGAGTATATTTTATGATACTATAAGGACAACCAATTTTTTCCTCCACCTTCTCTCCCAGTGTGACAAACTCTACTCAGTGCTTTGACACATGACCCAAGAATTCCTTAACTTTCTCTCCAACTTTCATATTGAGTGTATGAAACTTGGATTGGAGATGAAGGATCTTGGTCCATGGTTCTTCACCTCATAGATGGTGGAGAGGACATCATAGATATCCTTTGATATTGTTACATCTTTAACACTATTGGAGATGCTAAGTGTGATCAACATCAAGGCTTTGACATTAGCCTTGTCGAAGTTATTCTACTCATCTGCATCATTCGAATGTTGTATTATGCCAATAACAATCTTCCATAGCTCTTCAAAGTGGAGAATCATGCACATATTTATCTTCCACATGTCATAATTTTACCCTTTTAAGAGTTGTACATAGGAAATAAGCAAAAGAAACTTGGGAGAAGACATGATAACACCAAAATAAAATTGCCATTCTAGGGAGCATCTAACAGGGCATAGTCAAAATTGGTGCTCTCATGGATTGCATTTAGTGCTCCATGATTATTGAGGACACTATTGACACAAACTAAATTTTGTGTTAGTGGCATGAAGTGGTATTGATTAATGTGATATATGGGTGATGACGAGCCCATCTTTCATTTCCAGCCATGAGAAAATCTTGCGGTAGTTGTCAAGGCTAAGACAAGTTTTTGGgtaaatttttaaaagaaaatattggTTGTGATTAACATTTTGTCTTTAAGTGTACGCCAAGGAATTTTTCTACTATGAAGTTTTTTTTTTCCTCTACACATCTTGGTATGCATTTTCTCTACATAAATACCTATTCCATTCTATAAAGATGATATGTGGATAATTCATCAAGGTGGCATGTAAGAAGTGAAGTTGACAACAAGTGGTGTGTTTTGTTCTTGCTAGAATTCTCTTCTATTTGATTTCTTGTTTGTAAGTAGTAATAGAAGATGTACGGGAAAAATttgttttgatgattgtttgaataaatagataagGAATTAGTGAATGCTAATTGTGTTAGAAGATGCCAGTAGTGTTGTCCACAATCATGAAGAGCAAATACAGTAGGTAAGAAACTCCCAAACAATGTATTATTCTAGCATGTAGCATAATTTATGATTGGATATGAACCTACACACATGAAAAGGgaaaaaatggttgtgttgtataggggcttgcctaagtcaaaccttatgTTTCTATTGACACCTTTACTATAGCAATGATTGATGAAAAGAGAGCTTGTCCTTAGAAAGGAAAAAGTTTGAAACCTTAACAgaaatgcttgaaatgataaatgtTACATTTGATATAAAACCATTGTCTTTAAGTCTTATATAAATCTTGATATTACTTGTTTGATGTTAATGTAGGTCTTTATCATACAGGAACACATAGaacttgatcatgattgttgaagCTTGATTACTTGATTCTAGACTTGTATTGAATTAATGCTTGATTGAATGCTCATAGAATGATAATCCTAAGACTTAGAGTTCAAATGAGAGAAGGAGTTGCATTTAATTGCAGGTTACATCTTTTTCAGATTTAATTTTCGAGGGAGGCCAACATCAGAAGCACTTTCCTACTACTTACAAAGACAACTATTGTAATTTCAAATTTGGGGCCAAACTAACACAACAAAGGTGCTAGGAACCCTAGTCCGCCAAGATAAGGGCACTAAATGCCCTAGTCCAATCAGTTTAGGCTAGAACAAAGATTGATGAGTATGAGTAATTGTCAAAGAAGACAACGAATATATCACCTCAATTATTGATAAGATATTGTGAAATGTGATTGAAAAGGAAAGAAACAGAATAGTTTCAGAGATATTAATTCTGATTGATCTATTTATAGTAAATTATATTTCTTATAAAATAAATTTGaagttttggtttttattttttatgatatttatttttctttgaattattaatttttattttttttcaatattgaatatggtttagacatatgatatattttttagtattaaaaaataaaatgtttaaaaagTCTTTAtgtcaaactcattttttattCTTTCATAATAGATTCTAGAATCCTTTCTTTAGTATCTATTTTAAGATATCTTTATGTTTActgttcaattttatttaattttaatttgataTATGATCAAGGAACAAGAATACAAAGTTAGTCACATAAATTTTGAATATGAATTTTACTAATAGATAATCTAATTTGTATTTCAGTGGATTAACTACGATGATGGAATCAAGATGTATAGAAAGAATCAAGCTCATAGAAACACTTGCTAAAGAATTGCCTAAGGGGACTATTAGATTCAGTTCCAAAGTTGTTTTAATAAATAAGAAGAACCCATCTTCTTTAACCTCACTAAAACTTGAAGATGGACAATCTATTACAACAAAGGTAAATATTCCTCATTTATTTTTGCACAAatcatttttaaatattattttatttaataattgaaAAATCCATTTTATTAACAAAATTAGATATTTAttattcaattgacatcaatttcTTAACCATCTATATTACTtaatcatgattatttttatgtacGTATTCCCTCTAGATATTAATAGGTTGCGATGGAGTTTACTCATTAGTTGGGAGTTTCATGGGTATACCACCAGGAAAGTCTTCAGGACGTATTGCTATTCGAGGCATGGTGACATATGCAGAGAGTCACCAGTTGGAAAAATTCCATTCACAAGTTTGGGATAGAGGATTAAGAGCAGGATTCATTCCTTGCACAGACAAACAAGTTTATTGGTTTTTAACAAGAAGATCAAAACTTCAAGGTACAATTCTTATCTATAATTGTTGGTCCGTTAAATAGGTTAaccttaattttatttttatcaattttttctatTCTTTCAATTATTTGGATAAATCATAGAAAATGTGGCAACCTAATATAAAGTTAAGTGTAAGTGtagctaataaaataattaatgagAAGATCATGTTTTACATATCTTTTTCAATACGTatctttaaataaatttaatatttcataTTAGTTTTTTGAATATATGAGTGAAAAGAATTAATAATTTGTAAAATAGAttgtgaaattaaatattttttaaattttctcaatttagtatttgaaaggTCATTATGATTATAACTATAAATTATTTTTGACTAGAATGAtattgaatttaagtatcttcattttgaaactttaattgataATGACAAAATAGACTTATATATGTTTTGATTATTTATACAAAATTAGGTTTCATATCGTCCTTAAAACACTTTAGTTATTACAAAATAAACTCATGGGTTGATTAAATTATATGTCCTTTTGACTAAATATTACAAAGCTATGTTGCTTTGCATATGACACCATGTCCTACTTGTAATCCTCTTTAATAGATGAAATGATAATTATTTGTTCTTTTTTTAGTTAAAGACATACCAACTAAACTCATATAGAATATTTCATGTTGACTTTTGATTATTAATAGATCCTACAAAATTTTCATCTATATGTCATCTCAAAATAA is a genomic window of Cryptomeria japonica chromosome 7, Sugi_1.0, whole genome shotgun sequence containing:
- the LOC131078228 gene encoding monooxygenase 2-like, with product MAEWDTKRERWGRPEEIVERLERAIGGALMWDALREIRYMAKEAEYYRQLYEDGLTTMMESRCIERIKLIETLAKELPKGTIRFSSKVVLINKKNPSSLTSLKLEDGQSITTKILIGCDGVYSLVGSFMGIPPGKSSGRIAIRGMVTYAESHQLEKFHSQVWDRGLRAGFIPCTDKQVYWFLTRRSKLQDANISGDAEKIRHATLDMVRHFPKPFAELIKASPTESISYVDMKVRLVWPWMKLLPGTCSSLEDAIVLGRCLGETMKSINTVQWGEEEEKKIEQCFNKYLQERRWRVFTLVNAALIIGIVNEGSSKLIHFARDKILFPLFSVSYLRHFADFDCGNLKAKYS